Proteins from a genomic interval of Deltaproteobacteria bacterium:
- a CDS encoding LLM class flavin-dependent oxidoreductase encodes MPNRPRYWSVIGPMPAAELTATCRMLEAVGVDGLFAPQVLGPPWIPLAAAAAVTERVQLASGIAIAAARSPFETAMAALDLDRLSGGRFVLGLGTSVLAWTRGIFGSPVEKQVSHLRETVAAIRHVIAGAHAGLAPFEGEFYRADFRELQPTPPPVRSTIPIWIAALREKMVALAAEVGDGLIGHPMWSIEWTLERMRPAFEAALTHAGRRRADVEVNLWYWAAPGPDERQALDDARPTMAFYGGVAQYEPFFAAHGFAEVAQKLQAAVQRGDYRSAAALVPDDMVRTFVAVGERDAIRARFAAVAEFADSLCVVPPVYALAPERAMAYGAGIAEALYGS; translated from the coding sequence ATGCCGAATCGTCCCCGCTACTGGAGCGTGATCGGTCCGATGCCCGCGGCGGAGCTGACCGCCACGTGCCGGATGCTCGAGGCCGTCGGCGTCGACGGCCTCTTCGCGCCGCAGGTGCTCGGGCCGCCGTGGATACCGCTCGCAGCGGCGGCGGCGGTGACCGAGCGCGTCCAGCTCGCGAGCGGCATCGCGATCGCGGCGGCGCGGAGCCCCTTCGAGACGGCGATGGCCGCACTCGACCTCGATCGCCTGAGCGGCGGACGGTTCGTGCTCGGGCTCGGGACGAGCGTGCTCGCGTGGACGCGCGGCATCTTCGGGTCGCCGGTCGAAAAGCAGGTCTCGCACCTCAGGGAGACGGTGGCCGCGATCCGGCACGTCATTGCCGGTGCCCACGCGGGGCTGGCGCCGTTCGAGGGCGAGTTCTATCGCGCGGACTTCCGGGAGCTCCAGCCGACGCCGCCTCCCGTGCGTTCCACCATCCCGATCTGGATCGCGGCTCTGCGCGAGAAGATGGTGGCCCTCGCGGCCGAGGTCGGCGATGGCCTCATCGGCCACCCGATGTGGTCCATCGAGTGGACGCTCGAGCGCATGCGGCCCGCCTTCGAAGCGGCGCTCACGCACGCCGGCCGGCGGCGCGCCGACGTCGAGGTGAACCTCTGGTACTGGGCTGCCCCCGGACCGGACGAGCGCCAGGCGCTCGACGATGCGCGGCCGACGATGGCGTTCTACGGCGGCGTCGCCCAGTACGAGCCGTTCTTCGCGGCCCACGGCTTCGCCGAGGTCGCGCAGAAGCTCCAGGCCGCCGTGCAGCGCGGCGACTACCGGAGCGCCGCGGCGCTCGTGCCCGACGACATGGTCCGGACCTTCGTCGCGGTCGGCGAGCGCGATGCGATCCGCGCGCGCTTCGCGGCGGTCGCGGAGTTTGCCGACTCCCTCTGCGTCGTGCCGCCGGTGTACGCGCTCGCGCCGGAACGGGCGATGGCGTACGGCGCCGGGATCGCCGAGGCGCTCTATGGGTCCTGA
- a CDS encoding metal-sulfur cluster assembly factor, with protein sequence MTRVDDVVDALRLVIDPEIGVNVVDLGLVYGIALEEDAVHVQLSMTSPTCPLSGYLVDTASRTIARRIPEIGRVFVSLVDEPAWAPEMMSDEARALLA encoded by the coding sequence ATGACTCGCGTTGACGACGTGGTCGACGCGCTGCGGCTGGTAATCGATCCCGAGATCGGCGTGAACGTCGTCGACCTCGGACTCGTCTATGGCATCGCGCTCGAGGAGGATGCGGTACACGTGCAGCTCTCGATGACGTCGCCCACGTGCCCGCTATCGGGATACCTGGTCGACACCGCGAGCCGCACGATCGCGCGCCGGATACCCGAGATCGGCCGCGTATTCGTGAGCCTCGTCGACGAGCCCGCGTGGGCACCGGAGATGATGTCCGACGAGGCGCGCGCGCTCCTCGCCTGA
- a CDS encoding DNA-directed RNA polymerase subunit omega, with amino-acid sequence MARITVEDCLENVENRFQLVLLAAKRAKQLLKGSRPLLESDNKEVVTALREIGAGKVKMATEGKSAAVADQAS; translated from the coding sequence ATGGCCAGGATCACCGTCGAAGATTGTCTCGAGAACGTCGAGAACCGTTTCCAGCTCGTGCTGCTCGCCGCCAAACGCGCGAAACAACTCCTCAAGGGGTCGCGTCCCCTGCTCGAGAGCGACAACAAAGAGGTGGTGACGGCTCTACGCGAGATCGGCGCCGGCAAGGTCAAGATGGCGACCGAGGGCAAATCCGCGGCGGTGGCCGACCAAGCGAGCTGA
- a CDS encoding radical SAM protein — translation MRARLGGCYRDDAPYPAAVVNVTNRCNLACTHCFVFRAGNPNEAPTSVRDEMSDTAVLDTLVRLRDRHGIRTMLWMGGEPLLRRALLTAGLRLFARNVITTNGTVPLVDFGPDVLYVVSLDGPEDLNDALRGAGTYRRVMRTLDRLPSGFATPVQVQCVVTRRNEHRLEELVAALRRTCVRWLTFSWYVPRRDDASGDAWPDNAARAWSVGEVQRLKRLHPGFIRNSAESLALMLPPACERVTTACPAQAHVLPLWMEGDHFATPYCCYGNDVDCARCGAWVVFSLAAKRAAAERGGDAPA, via the coding sequence ATGCGCGCACGGCTCGGCGGATGCTATCGCGACGACGCCCCGTATCCCGCCGCCGTCGTGAACGTCACCAATCGGTGCAACCTCGCGTGCACGCACTGCTTCGTGTTCCGTGCCGGCAATCCCAACGAGGCGCCGACGTCGGTGCGCGACGAGATGAGCGACACGGCCGTCCTCGACACGCTCGTGCGCCTGCGCGACCGCCACGGGATCCGCACCATGCTCTGGATGGGGGGCGAGCCGCTCCTGCGCCGTGCGCTCCTGACGGCGGGCCTGCGACTCTTCGCGCGCAACGTCATCACCACCAATGGCACCGTGCCGCTCGTGGATTTCGGACCGGACGTCCTCTACGTCGTGAGCCTCGACGGCCCCGAGGACCTGAACGACGCGCTCCGCGGCGCCGGGACGTATCGGCGCGTCATGCGGACGCTCGACCGTCTGCCGTCCGGCTTCGCGACGCCGGTGCAGGTGCAGTGCGTGGTGACGCGCCGGAACGAGCATCGGCTCGAGGAGCTCGTGGCTGCGCTGCGTCGCACCTGCGTCCGCTGGCTCACCTTCAGTTGGTACGTCCCGCGACGCGACGACGCGAGCGGCGACGCGTGGCCGGACAACGCCGCCCGCGCCTGGTCGGTCGGCGAGGTGCAGCGGCTGAAACGCCTCCATCCCGGCTTCATCCGCAATTCCGCCGAGAGCCTTGCGCTCATGCTGCCGCCCGCGTGCGAGCGGGTGACGACCGCCTGTCCGGCGCAGGCGCACGTGCTGCCGCTCTGGATGGAGGGCGATCACTTCGCGACGCCGTACTGCTGCTACGGCAACGACGTCGACTGCGCCCGGTGCGGCGCATGGGTGGTCTTCAGCCTGGCCGCGAAACGCGCGGCCGCGGAGCGGGGCGGGGACGCGCCGGCGTGA
- a CDS encoding hemerythrin domain-containing protein: MKLIEELRAEHELIEAVVGALRTWVERYLAGAAGADDGLRFVRFFRVYAAGLHHGREEDLLFRALVGSACLPDAGPIAVLRDDHRRTDVVLSRIEALVSSASPLDETRAHELRCRAVEYSHALWRHIDAENSVLFPESEPRLRRAGVFELPTRPPTVEEDEAHDLGRALVAAYPPLHDPEVVRGDGCVCCPALGESCPGLEHAWWSDSEWEELDDHLGEG; the protein is encoded by the coding sequence GTGAAGCTGATCGAGGAGCTCCGTGCCGAGCACGAGCTGATCGAAGCCGTCGTCGGGGCGCTCCGCACGTGGGTCGAGCGGTACCTGGCCGGCGCGGCTGGCGCGGACGATGGCCTGCGCTTCGTGCGTTTCTTCCGCGTCTACGCCGCCGGGCTCCACCACGGGCGCGAGGAGGATCTGCTGTTTCGCGCGCTCGTCGGCTCGGCGTGCCTGCCCGACGCAGGTCCGATCGCCGTGTTGCGCGACGATCACCGGCGGACCGACGTCGTGCTCTCGCGGATCGAAGCGCTGGTGTCGAGCGCGTCTCCGCTCGACGAGACGCGCGCTCACGAGCTGCGGTGCCGCGCCGTCGAGTACTCGCACGCCTTGTGGCGGCACATCGACGCCGAGAACTCGGTGTTGTTTCCCGAGAGCGAGCCGCGCCTCCGGAGGGCCGGTGTCTTCGAGCTGCCGACTCGCCCGCCGACCGTCGAGGAGGACGAGGCGCACGACCTCGGCCGCGCGCTCGTGGCCGCCTACCCGCCGCTCCACGACCCCGAGGTCGTGCGCGGCGACGGCTGTGTCTGCTGCCCGGCCCTCGGCGAGAGCTGTCCCGGCCTTGAGCACGCGTGGTGGAGCGACTCGGAGTGGGAGGAGCTCGACGACCACCTCGGAGAGGGGTAG
- a CDS encoding RNA polymerase factor sigma-32, producing MRDGDDEREVAVEIVLDDAPDAVELKSDADTRGNEGSRSPGRAPADAEPEREERGALVTYDPLQRYLQEIRRYSLLSREEEHALAVRYQAEGDVEAAYKLVTGNLRLVVMIAREYQRSFRNLLDLVQEGNIGLMEAVKNFDPYRGVRFPSYAVWWIRAYIIRYVINNWRMVKLGTTQAQRKLFFNLQKEKDRLEREGFVAGPKLLADRLGVKEKEIVEMQQRLAASDLSVDTPLRDGEDATMLDVLRSDADTAEEAVADAEFRTLVGARIREFGQMLKDKDRVIFDHRLLAEDPMTLQEIGDRYGISRERVRQIENRVKRKLRAHLEEHFPDLRGVDLSYV from the coding sequence GTGCGCGATGGTGACGACGAGCGCGAGGTCGCGGTCGAGATCGTCCTCGACGACGCCCCCGACGCCGTCGAGCTGAAGTCCGATGCCGATACGCGCGGGAATGAGGGGTCCCGCAGTCCCGGGCGCGCGCCGGCGGACGCCGAGCCGGAAAGGGAAGAGCGCGGCGCGCTCGTCACGTACGATCCCCTGCAGCGCTACCTGCAGGAGATCCGCCGCTACTCGCTCTTGAGCCGCGAAGAGGAGCACGCCCTCGCCGTGCGCTATCAGGCCGAGGGCGACGTCGAGGCCGCGTACAAGCTCGTGACCGGGAACCTGCGCCTCGTCGTCATGATCGCACGCGAGTACCAGCGCTCGTTTCGCAACCTCCTCGACCTCGTCCAGGAGGGCAACATCGGCCTCATGGAGGCGGTGAAGAACTTCGATCCGTACCGCGGCGTCCGTTTCCCGTCGTACGCGGTCTGGTGGATCCGCGCGTACATCATCCGCTACGTCATCAACAACTGGCGCATGGTGAAGCTCGGCACCACCCAGGCGCAGCGGAAGCTCTTCTTCAACCTCCAGAAGGAGAAGGACCGGCTCGAGCGCGAGGGCTTCGTCGCCGGTCCCAAGCTCCTCGCCGACCGCCTCGGCGTGAAGGAGAAGGAGATCGTCGAGATGCAGCAACGTCTCGCCGCGAGCGATCTCTCGGTCGACACGCCGCTTCGCGACGGCGAGGACGCGACGATGCTCGACGTCCTCCGGAGCGACGCCGATACCGCCGAAGAGGCCGTCGCCGACGCCGAGTTCCGGACCCTCGTCGGCGCGCGCATCCGCGAGTTCGGGCAGATGCTGAAGGACAAAGATCGGGTCATCTTCGACCACCGCCTGCTCGCCGAGGACCCGATGACGCTCCAGGAGATCGGCGATCGCTACGGCATCAGCCGGGAACGAGTGCGGCAGATCGAGAACCGGGTGAAGCGGAAGCTCCGAGCGCATCTCGAGGAGCATTTTCCCGACCTGCGGGGCGTCGATCTGAGCTACGTCTGA
- the dnaJ gene encoding molecular chaperone DnaJ: protein MATRDLYGELGVKRSATADEIKKAYRKLARKHHPDVNPGNREAEERFKRISFAHDVLSDAEKRKVYDEFGEEGLQSGFDADRAREFKRAQGSGGGGFGGKGGGARYSSFEDIFGDIFGGGRGAALAEQGADVETTLDIDLLDAIRGTTATVQLAKPGECAVCRGTGGQGPGTTCPDCRGRGQVKMGGGPMSFGRRCERCGGSGRIPSEPCPACRGRGITEKLEKLNVKIPAGVADGSRIRLAGKGGAGRGGAPPGDLYIVARVRSHPRLERRDRDLYLQVPVTIGEAMHGATIDVPTPDATVKLKIPPGSQSGSKLRLRGKGVPAMKGGERGDLYVVLQVHVPPDGDERTREAVRALEASYQGSPRAGFTL from the coding sequence ATGGCGACACGCGATCTCTACGGTGAGCTCGGGGTCAAACGCAGCGCGACCGCGGACGAGATAAAGAAGGCCTACCGCAAGCTCGCTCGGAAGCACCATCCCGACGTCAATCCCGGGAACCGCGAGGCCGAGGAGCGCTTCAAGCGCATCTCGTTCGCGCACGATGTGCTCTCCGACGCGGAGAAGCGCAAGGTCTACGACGAGTTCGGTGAGGAGGGCCTGCAATCCGGCTTCGATGCCGATCGCGCGCGCGAGTTCAAGCGCGCTCAGGGGTCGGGGGGCGGCGGGTTCGGCGGCAAGGGCGGCGGCGCTCGCTACTCGAGCTTCGAGGACATCTTCGGCGACATCTTCGGCGGCGGGCGCGGCGCGGCGCTTGCGGAGCAGGGAGCGGACGTCGAGACCACGCTCGACATCGACCTCCTCGACGCGATCCGCGGCACGACGGCGACGGTGCAGCTCGCCAAGCCGGGCGAGTGCGCCGTCTGTCGCGGTACCGGTGGGCAGGGGCCCGGGACGACGTGTCCCGACTGCCGCGGTCGCGGGCAGGTCAAAATGGGGGGCGGCCCGATGTCGTTCGGCCGACGCTGTGAGCGCTGCGGCGGCTCCGGTCGGATCCCGTCCGAACCGTGTCCGGCGTGCCGCGGTCGCGGCATCACCGAGAAGCTCGAAAAGCTGAACGTGAAGATCCCTGCGGGCGTCGCCGACGGATCGCGCATTCGGCTCGCCGGGAAGGGGGGCGCGGGACGCGGCGGCGCGCCTCCCGGCGACCTCTACATCGTTGCGCGGGTCCGCTCGCACCCGCGCCTCGAGCGCCGCGACCGGGACCTCTACCTGCAGGTGCCGGTCACGATCGGCGAGGCGATGCACGGCGCCACCATCGACGTCCCGACGCCGGATGCCACCGTGAAGCTCAAGATCCCTCCGGGGAGCCAGAGCGGCAGCAAGCTCCGCCTGCGCGGCAAGGGCGTGCCCGCGATGAAGGGGGGCGAGCGCGGCGATCTCTACGTCGTCCTGCAGGTGCACGTGCCGCCCGATGGCGACGAACGCACGCGCGAGGCGGTGCGTGCCCTCGAGGCGAGCTATCAGGGGAGCCCGCGCGCGGGCTTCACGTTGTGA
- a CDS encoding NnrS family protein, producing MWSLCGVTRVDIPVSLAGLGEPAATSHPFWGRAFRPFFLLGCVQAAFLVPLWTAMWRGAVPAPAWLTPPWWHAHEMLFGFVAAAIAGFLLTAAPVWTGRPALTGAPLAALVALWVAGRAAMLAAGVLPPALVALVDGAFLPAVALVVTRTVWRTGQVRNYGVVAMVMVLAATNLAVHAQALDLADASAARGLRCALDLVTALVVVIGGRITPAFTANAFLRAGIDAEVRGWRWLDRLAVATAVLVVVGDLVAPGTAASGVLAGAAALAVGARLAGWRSLRTWRDPLVWSLHAGMAWVVVGYLLVAASNLGAAIAPSAGVHALTAGAMGAMIMAVVTRVSLGHTGRPLVLPRGAAAAYGLVHAGALLRVCAAIHAGAAGTLLVAGGLVWAAAFAVFVWVYAPILVSARADGKPG from the coding sequence GTGTGGAGTCTCTGCGGGGTGACCCGCGTCGACATCCCCGTGTCGCTCGCCGGCCTCGGTGAGCCGGCGGCGACCTCGCATCCCTTCTGGGGCCGCGCTTTCCGGCCCTTCTTCCTACTTGGCTGCGTCCAGGCCGCCTTTCTCGTGCCGCTCTGGACGGCGATGTGGCGCGGCGCGGTGCCGGCGCCCGCGTGGCTCACGCCACCGTGGTGGCACGCGCACGAGATGCTCTTCGGCTTCGTTGCGGCCGCGATCGCGGGCTTCCTGCTCACCGCCGCGCCGGTGTGGACCGGACGCCCGGCGCTCACCGGGGCGCCGCTCGCCGCGCTCGTGGCGCTCTGGGTCGCGGGACGGGCGGCGATGCTCGCCGCCGGCGTCCTGCCGCCCGCGCTCGTCGCGCTCGTCGACGGCGCATTCCTCCCGGCCGTGGCGCTCGTCGTCACGCGTACGGTGTGGCGTACCGGTCAGGTCCGCAACTACGGCGTCGTCGCCATGGTGATGGTCCTCGCGGCGACGAACCTCGCTGTGCACGCGCAGGCGCTCGATCTCGCCGACGCCTCCGCCGCCCGCGGTCTGCGGTGCGCGCTCGACCTCGTGACGGCGCTCGTGGTGGTGATCGGCGGACGGATCACGCCGGCCTTCACGGCCAACGCTTTCTTGCGGGCGGGCATCGACGCGGAGGTGCGGGGGTGGCGTTGGCTGGATCGCCTCGCCGTCGCGACGGCCGTGCTCGTGGTGGTCGGCGACCTCGTGGCGCCGGGGACCGCCGCGAGCGGAGTCCTCGCGGGCGCGGCGGCGCTCGCGGTCGGCGCGCGGCTCGCTGGATGGCGGAGCCTGCGCACCTGGCGCGATCCGCTCGTATGGTCGTTGCATGCCGGCATGGCGTGGGTCGTCGTCGGCTACCTGCTGGTCGCGGCCAGCAACCTCGGGGCCGCGATTGCACCGAGCGCCGGCGTCCATGCCCTCACGGCGGGCGCGATGGGCGCGATGATCATGGCGGTCGTGACGCGTGTGAGCCTTGGCCACACGGGTCGTCCGCTCGTTCTGCCACGCGGCGCGGCGGCCGCGTACGGCCTCGTCCACGCCGGCGCCCTTCTGCGCGTGTGCGCGGCGATCCATGCCGGCGCGGCCGGGACCCTCCTCGTCGCAGGGGGACTCGTCTGGGCGGCGGCGTTCGCCGTTTTCGTCTGGGTGTATGCTCCGATCCTCGTGAGCGCCCGCGCCGACGGGAAGCCGGGGTGA